From the Halichoerus grypus chromosome 3, mHalGry1.hap1.1, whole genome shotgun sequence genome, one window contains:
- the SOD3 gene encoding extracellular superoxide dismutase [Cu-Zn] produces MLAPALLCACLLLAAPASRAWPSPDPEEPGSSTAAQIRDMHEKVTAIWQELTQRRAAADGGPDAALYATCRVQPSATLDAAQPRVSGLVLFRQLAPGARLEAFFDLEGFPAEANTSSRAIHVHQFGDLSQGCESTGAHYNPLAVPHPQHPGDFGNFAVRDGRLFKHRVGLAASLAGPHSIVGRAVVVHAGEDDLGRGGNPASVENGNAGPRLACCVVGVSGPLPWARLAQEYAERRKRRRESECKAA; encoded by the coding sequence ATGCTGGCCCCGGCGCTGCTGTGTGCCTGCCTTCTGCTGGCGGCCCCCGCGTCGCGCGCCTGGCCCAGCCCCGACCCGGAGGAGCCCGGCTCCAGCACGGCGGCGCAGATCCGCGACATGCACGAGAAAGTGACGGCCATCTGGCAGGAGCTGACGCAGCGGCGGGCGGCGGCCGACGGCGGCCCGGACGCCGCGCTCTACGCCACCTGCCGGGTTCAGCCGTCGGCCACGCTGGACGCCGCGCAGCCCCGGGTGAGCGGCCTCGTGCTCTTCCGGCAGCTGGCGCCCGGCGCCCGGCTCGAGGCCTTCTTCGACCTGGAGGGCTTCCCGGCCGAGGCCAACACCTCCAGCCGCGCCATCCACGTGCACCAGTTCGGGGACCTGAGCCAGGGCTGCGAGTCCACGGGCGCGCACTACAACCCGCTGGCCGTGCCGCACCCGCAGCACCCGGGCGACTTCGGCAACTTCGCCGTGCGCGACGGCCGCCTCTTCAAGCACCGCGTTGGCCTGGCCGCCTCGCTCGCCGGCCCGCACTCGATCGTGGGCCGCGCCGTGGTGGTGCACGCGGGCGAGGACGACCTGGGCCGCGGCGGCAACCCGGCCAGCGTGGAGAACGGCAACGCGGGCCCCCGGCTCGCCTGCTGCGTGGTGGGCGTGAGCGGCCCGCTGCCCTGGGCGCGCCTGGCGCAGGAGTACGCGGAGCGCAGGAAGCGACGGCGGGAGAGCGAGTGCAAGGCCGCCTGA